In Carassius gibelio isolate Cgi1373 ecotype wild population from Czech Republic chromosome B13, carGib1.2-hapl.c, whole genome shotgun sequence, one genomic interval encodes:
- the si:ch211-223a10.1 gene encoding uncharacterized protein si:ch211-223a10.1, with amino-acid sequence MLQASGSNDSIFESIQRGDIDRVSHLLQEDRGVLKQKGWGGFTALHFAALHGNRPMAELLLNSGADPNIACDAGQTPFHFACRNGNIYIMHKMMQHGADLHTVDEQGKTCLHHAVGGGSVIATQYLWETGMFRFTDADNFKVTPLHLAASTGNTDVVRYLLKANRCTPEAVDHQGATALHVAAEKGMIEVCWLLLKSAGLHILHMKNHTGLSPLDLCNQGNTFRHQQLSRILMHFSQEPKDRIPKESYVMYFWMLLLPSLSGAAVLIIAAALGEYGAIFSAVLFPCMAKVILSQYHRLNSFQRLPNPVYLGTLTAGLIHSIACFLYKIVPSFWPAYTLLNFSLVHFCVLAGLFWKVLNQNPGQLKEADTDSQFSSIGDLIEAGKSPDRFCIYCELIQVDNCKHCRLCDMCIQDYDHHCLFLNQCVGRDNHRIFILFIMSMVMAHLIFIFCAVYYLYLKLSGLQLSDWSSVAGRETWVLLLTLLNFLSLTWVGWLLVEQLQAISMGTTTYFRRYNLKGPSKRQQLGAILSFLLQGKRRPKRSQSFHI; translated from the exons ATGCTGCAGGCTTCAGGAAGTAACGATAGTATTTTCGAATCGATTCAACGAGGGGATATCGATCGAGTTTCCCATTTATTGCAGGAGGATCGAGGTGTTTTGAAACAAAAAG GATGGGGAGGTTTCACAGCCCTTCACTTTGCCGCTCTTCATGGAAACCGGCCAATGGCTGAGCTTCTGCTGAACAGCGGTGCTGACCCAAACATTGCCTGTGATGCAGGACAAACCCCTTTTCACTTTGCTTGCAG AAATGGCAATATTTATATCATGCACAAAATGATGCAGCACGGTGCAGACTTACACACAGTAGATGAGCAAGGGAAAACGTGTCTTCATCATGCAGTGGGTGGTGGAAGCGT TATTGCCACGCAGTACCTGTGGGAGACTGGAATGTTCCGTTTCACAGATGCCGATAACTTTAAGGTCACTCCGCTGCATTTAGCAGCTTCCACAGGCAATACTGACGTAGTCCGCTATCTCCTTAAAGCTAAT AGATGCACGCCAGAGGCAGTTGACCACCAGGGGGCGACAGCACTTCATGTGGCTGCAGAGAAAGGCATGATTGAGGTGTGCTGGCTACTGTTGAAGAGTGCCGGACTCCACATTTTACACATGAAAAACCACACTGGCCTCTCACCTCTAGACCTCTGTAATCAAGGGAATACATTTAG ACATCAGCAGCTCTCCAGGATTTTGATGCATTTCAGTCAAGAACCAAAAGATCGGATTCCTAAGGAATCATATG TGATGTACTTCTGGATGCTGCTGTTGCCGTCTCTCTCCGGGGCTGCTGTTCTCATTATAGCTGCAGCTCTTGGTGAATATGGGGCTATCTTTTCTGCAGTGCTTTTCCCCTGCATGGCAAAAGTTATTCTTTCTCAATATCATAGACTGAACAGCTTTCAAAG GTTACCAAACCCTGTTTACCTGGGAACACTGACTGCAGGCCTAATTCATTCCATAGCTTGCTTTCTCTATAAAATTGTACCTA GTTTTTGGCCAGCTTATACCCTCCTAAATTTTTCACTTGTCCATTTTTGTGTGCTCGCTGGACTTTTTTGGAAAGTTTTAAACCAGAACCCAGGACAACTCAAAGAAGCTGACACTGATTCCCAGTTTTCCAGCATAGGAGACTTAATAGAAGCTGGAAAGAGCCCGGACAGATTCTGTATTTACTGTGAG CTGATCCAAGTGGACAACTGTAAACACTGCCGTTTATGTGACATGTGCATCCAAGACTACGACCACCACTGCCTCTTCCTCAATCAATGTGTGGGACGGGACAACCACCGCATCTTCATCCTCTTCATCATGTCCATGGTAATGGCTCACCTCATCTTCATCTTCTGTGCGGTGTACTACCTCTACCTGAAACTCTCAGGTTTGCAGCTGTCTGACTGGAGCTCAGTGGCAGGAAGAGAAACCTGGGTCCTCCTGCTGACTCTGCTCAACTTCCTCTCTCTGACCTGGGTGGGATGGTTGCTAGTTGAGCAGCTTCAAGCCATTTCTATGGGAACCACCACTTACTTTAGACGGTACAACCTCAAAGGGCCTTCTAAAAGGCAACAGTTGGGCGCAATCCTCTCTTTTCTGCTTCAAGGGAAAAGAAGACCGAAGCGCAGTCAGTCTTTTCACATATAG